The Diceros bicornis minor isolate mBicDic1 chromosome 33, mDicBic1.mat.cur, whole genome shotgun sequence sequence ttcaattctgttccattggtctatgcatGTTTTTATGCCAGAAAAAGAACTATAGACTATTCCCAAGGAGTTTTGCTTGTAACTGTAGTAATATGTCTAGAGATCTTCAGAATACTGTTCTCACAGCCAAGAAATGAATTAGAGTCTAGTTACCTGGTTGAAATACCTGCCTGCACTGACACAACTTTCATGGTTTATATTGTCATTGAATTGTGTTTGGCTTTTTGTGGctttacagaattatttatttataactaaAATCATAAatctatataaatatgtatgtaaaaatatataaaatttaatttcaattaatctattgtttacttaattatttaattaattaattcaagtGAATAGCTGGGTGACCCcagcaaattatttaattttttatcccttaatttcctcatctatctCTACTATATCATGAGGTGGCTGATTTGACTTAACGAGTTAATGTAAGTGTTAAACATGGTtctcagcacatagtaggtgtcatgtaaatgttggctattattaGTATTACCCTGTTGAAGCTCAAAGCCAGTACATAAAAAGTCTTGGTTTATATACGTCTTCCCTAGACAGGAGCCTCTGGAGGATAAGAGTCAGTAATTCAACAGATTTACTGAGACATACTGCATACCCTGAGCTGGACCAAGGAGCAGGGTTACAATGGTGGACGAGACCCAGACCATGTCTTAGTCATCCTGTACATGCGTTGATTAGCACAATACCTGGCAAAAAGCAGATGCTCAAAAGAGTGTGCCCTCAGCAGTAAGTAGctggaaatatagaaaaaataaatcacgTCGAAAAGATGAATCATGCCCCTATAAGAATGTTGACAGGGGAAATGTAAAACTCTAAATATGTGTACCAAGGGATCTGCTTGTTGAGAAGTCCGTCTAGTTTGCAACTAActgcaaaatgttttcaaagaaccctAGAGACACTGAAGCACTCTGTATATAATGTAGATAGTGAGAACTAAAATAACCAGATTATGAAACTAACAATAATGGATCCCTAATATACATTAGGCACACTACTAGGAGCTTTTTATTAGTATTTGCTCTATAGAtaaattacctcatttaatcctactgaagaaaaaaataaggtaGGGAACAAGATGGGGATTATcagtaccattttttttttttttttttatgaggagatcagccctgtgctaacatctgccaatcctcctcttttttttgctgaggaagacagccctgggctaacatccgtgcccatcttcctccactttatatgggaggtcgccacagcatggcctgacaagcaagcagcgcgtcggtgcgcgcccgggatccgaaccagcaaaccccgggcccccgcagcggagcgcgcgcacttaaccgcttgcgccaccgggctggcccctatcagtaccatttttaaaagaacacaatTGAAAATCAGTAAGTTAAGTACATAGAtttgctagtaagtggcagatgtGTGTGATTCAAACCAAGATCTGCTCACAAATGGCACATGTGGTTCCAACCTTGCACTCTTTGTCATTCTACAAACTTCTTTATGgtacaaacttaaaaaattacttCTTTAATGGTCAAAATGAATGAGCTTACATATCCATAGAAGAATCTtgaattggaattttttttctctcactccCAATTAGCTGTGTCTAACTTGTTGTGCACAACTTTTTAAAAGCTTAACGTGTAAAACATTTTAACTCTAATATCAAGATCTCAGAAACTTTAGTTCAATTAACTcacaggttaatttttttttactatgttaggtgctgtaacaaaatacattTGGctaagagaggaggaggagagcaaaGTGCTTGACTATAAGAAGCCCGGCTGAAGCCTTTCAGAAAGACAACAGGGTAAAAACTGTGAATTAGTGTCAGCTTTTAAAGCAAactttcagatttaagaaaatgaagaaaagggaGAGTACACAGCTTCAAAGGGTAATAGGATATTTCCACGGAACAATTTTCTTATTCAGTGTCATAATAGGTGCAGGGATATTTATTGCCCCTAAAGGGGTATTAAAATACTCCTCGCTCAACGTGGGGGTCTCCCTAAGCATTTGGGCTGCTTGCGCCATAGTGTCTATGATGGCTGCCCTGAGTCACGCAGAGCTGGGGACCACCCTCCCTAGAAGTGGAGCCCAGTACTGTTTCCTCAAGAGATCCCTTGGACCCTTTATTGCTTTCTTCTACATCTGGGTCACTCTATTTAGTGCGCCGGCAGGCATTGCTGCACGTGGCTTGTTACTAGCAGGGTATATCATGCAGCCCTTCTATCCTGGATGTTTCGTTCCTGAGATGCCAAAGAAATGTTTGGCGTTGGCCATTTTATGGTGTTTGGGAATTCTGAATGCTCGAGGAGTGAAAGAAGTGGCTTGGTTTCAGACTGTCAGTACGGTGGTGAAAATGACAGTTCTCTGCTTCATCTCCATAACCGGAATCGTGCTGCTggtgagaggaaggaaagagaacctCGCCAGGTTTGAGAACGCTTTCGATGCCGAAGTTCCAGGAGCCTCCCAGATTGCAGAAGCCTTCTTACAAGGATTATATGCATACTCAGGCTGGGGAGTCCTCGTTCGAATagcaggtaaaattaatttttaaattataaaatctaCCACTAGGCTAAAAACACATTAACATTCAAGCACCTTAATTCTAAGAAAGAAATACTACATCGTTTTGATATGATGTGTTTCTGTCTTATTTTATCAGGTGCGTGGAAACACATTAAACCCTCTACAAATGTGGCTTTCCAACTTTGGAAAGTGAAATATTTTCCAGGCATTTACAATTAAAACAGGGGAACACAAAACAGAAGCAGCTTAAAGACCCCATAGCAATTGCACTTTTTTATTGAGCAAATATTTTAATAGTCTATATTTCCTAATTATAACTGATTCttatcagagaaaatatttaaatacagaaaatataaattaaaataaagattacTTGCATGTACACACATGCAAGGATCACTGTACTTATACTCTAAtaactttattttacttaaagtaCATAGAGAGAATTtacaattattattaaatataaatggttttTGATGAATACACAGTGTTCTATCATATGAAATTTGACTATTACTTAAATGTTTTCCCTTTGTTGGATCCAGAGCTGTTGCCAGTTTTTCACTTTTACGTTTTATACTTATTGTTGCAATCAGCATCCTTCTACATAAATCTTTGTGGATTTCTCATTgctttattagaaaaaaatcttgaaatgaTATTACTAAGTGAAGCATATAAGTATTTAGAAATGTGCTGAGAAATTGCCTTCCAGAAAGGCTCTACAAATAGTTCTTTTAGTGTGAATTAAAATGACTACACTTGGCATTATTATActttttgtattcttttgttATTAGATTTGTGGAAATCAAATCTCAGTGTTGTAACTCACTTTTTCTTCGATTACTAATGGGAGGAAAGAGTTTTGCAATTATTCAtgaccatttatatttctttcttgtaAGAATAcaggcaaatattttccccagtttgttctttgcttcttatttttttcataagaTTTTTAAGACTATAATTTTAATACTTATAGTATCAAactatgaatattttaattttgccttGTTTTCATACTTCAAAAGTctttccccatctcaagatttAGATAATATATATCTGTGCTTCTTTCTCTAAATCTTTGTGGTCTTACTTTTACATTTTACTCTTTCATACATATGAATTCTTTTAAGGGAGTTGTATAGTGTGAGGTAATAACATaactttatattttccaaatagtTAAACACTTGTGTTAATCTTGGTGTTGGCAATATATACTCAAGTTTAATCCCAGTTTTATCTAATCTAGAGACTTAATCCAAAGAGTGAAAAGAGCAAGGAGTCTACACTAACTCCTAGAATATTGTGACCAGATTAACAGATCAGCTATTCCAATCCTTCATTAACGCGTAGTTACAATTCTACCAAGTTGGCCACAAGATAGGGGAAGGTTCCCTCCAGTTCTCCTGGACTACAGTTCAGGGTTTCTGAGCTGTTCTCTTCTCATCCAAGAGGCTCATGTCGAGTATCTCAGGGAGACAGCATTGAAACCTCAGAATTTAACACAAATCTATTGCTACTAGAATCAGTAATTCACCTGGGACATGGTAAATAATATTCAACAAAAATGAGCTCCTTCCATTTGCAgagtcatttctttttcttattatatgTTATATTGAAACCACTTTCAAATGTTATAGAATTAGTCATTTTTTTatgttatgggttttttttttttttttttttttgcaggagagCTGAAAAACCCCGGTGAGAATATCCCCAAATGTCTGATTACTGCACTTACCCTTGTAGCCTTGACCTACCTACTGGTTAACATTTCCTACCTGGCAGTCCTGACTCCAAAGGAGATCATGTCCTCAGGTATGGCTGCACAGAACCAGAGGGAAGACACCCTCCGTCCCCTTCTGCCATTCTCCTGGGTGTTTCTAATGTACAGTGGATCTTTTTGCATACCTTAAGAGAATTATGCTAGATTGGTTCATGtctggattatttatttatttatgtaaagtTAAAAGTTTAAAAGGTCAAGCAATCTTTAATTTTGAGCTTATATTAaagagtaggggccggccccgtggcttagcggttaagcgcacgcgctctgctactggcagcccggtgttcggatcccgggcacgcaccaacgcaccacttgtcccaccatgatgaggcggcgtcccacatacagcaactagaaggatgtgcaactatgacatacaactatctactggggctttggggggaaaaaaaggaggaggattggtatagatgttagctcagagccggtcttcctcagcaaaaagaggaggattagcatggatgttagctcagggctgatctccctcacaaaaaaaaaaaaaagagagagagagtcaagTCTAGCAGCAGAAATACGGAAAGCACCAAGAACTGGAAAAGGACAAAAGGCAGaacacaatatttaatttaatttaatttaattttttaaagaagatggCCCTAATTATCTCTTGcctgcttttttcttctttgagggagattggccctgagctaacatctgtttccaatgttcctcttttttctttgtttttccttttctagcccaaagctcccagtacctagttgtccatcctagttgtaggtccctcCAGTTGCTCcacgtgggacgctgccccagcacgTCTTGATGAGCTgcgagtaggtctgtgcccaggctcCGAACTGgcaaaacccgggccgccaaagtggaatgcgcgaACCCATCTGCtgcgccacagggcctgcccaaacaccatattttaaatggaatagaatagaatagaaaatatgagaCTATCTATCAAACCCTTAGGATATACTCCTTAAGGACATCATGGGTGCTTtgggttaacatctgtccccagtAAATATAAGTCATATACTTTGTCTCCAGGCATATCCCCAAAATCTATAGGGGATATGGAGCTTGAATACTTAACTTTTCCCATTACTGGATATATGAACCCTTCTGCAATATATATCTGTAAGTATACAATTTTAATTTACCacaaaaattattcatattttcaaaatctGTCTTAA is a genomic window containing:
- the LOC131396597 gene encoding solute carrier family 7 member 13-like, yielding MKKRESTQLQRVIGYFHGTIFLFSVIIGAGIFIAPKGVLKYSSLNVGVSLSIWAACAIVSMMAALSHAELGTTLPRSGAQYCFLKRSLGPFIAFFYIWVTLFSAPAGIAARGLLLAGYIMQPFYPGCFVPEMPKKCLALAILWCLGILNARGVKEVAWFQTVSTVVKMTVLCFISITGIVLLVRGRKENLARFENAFDAEVPGASQIAEAFLQGLYAYSGWGVLVRIAGELKNPGENIPKCLITALTLVALTYLLVNISYLAVLTPKEIMSSDAVAVTWMDRVIPSMQWAISIGVSASIFSSLNCTVFSTSRILYVASQEGQLPLILSTLNIHSCPLVAVIQILIFASIITIPSDLILLISYVGFIDWIQLGLMMMGLLKLRIQEPNLPRPYKVRLPFVFGTMAMSLFLVLTPIIKSPKIHHVYVLLFLFSGLLFYLPFVHFNLNSPYFNKITCFLQLLLNVSPGNDTDECISAEGTLQKNPPEIAAKKE